From the genome of Fundidesulfovibrio terrae:
CCGTCATGTTCGCCTGCCACAAGATCGGCCTGCCTCCCATCGTGGGTTTCCTGGTGGCTGGCGTCATCTGCGGCCCGGGCGGCTTCGGCCTGGTGAAGTCCGTGCACCAGGTGGAGATGATCGCCGAGATCGGCGTGGTGTTTCTGCTGTTCTCCATCGGAATGGAACTCTCCACGTCGGAACTGTTGCGCCTGAAACGGCCAGTGTTCCTGGGCGGATCAGCGCAGGTGGTGCTCACCATCGTCGCGTTCGGCGGTCTCGCGCTGCTCCTTGATCCCAGCCCGAGCATGGGCAGGGCGGTGTTCGTAGGCTTTCTGGCGGCGTTGTCCTCCACGGCCATCGTGCTCAAGGAGCTCCAGAACCGCGCCGAGCTGGAAAGCCCCCAGGGCCGCGTGAGCCTCTCCATACTCATCTTTCAGGACCTGGCCATCGTACCCATGATGCTGCTCACGCCGTTTCTTGGCGGCCAGGGAGGGGACCTCCTGCCGTCGCTCGGCATGATGCTCGTCAAGGGCGCCGGGGTGGTCGTTCTTGTGCTGGTGTTGGCCAAGTACGCCGTTCCCCGCCTGTTTCTCTCCGTGGCCAGGGTGCGAAGCCGTGAGCTTTTCCTCATGGCCACCATCGTGTTCTGCATGTCGGTGGCGTTTCTCACGGCCGGGGTGGGCCTCTCCCTTTCCCTAGGAGCTTTTCTGGCGGGGCTCATGCTGTCCGAATCCGAGTACGCCCTGAACGCCATGGAGGGCGTTCTGCCCTTCAAGGATATCTTCACCAGCCTGTTTTTCGTGTCCGTGGGAATGCTGGTGGACGTAAGCTACATCGTGGGCCATCCAGCGCATGTTTTCTTCTGGTCCGTGATGGTCATGGTGATGAAGATACTCGCTGCCGGAGGGGCCGTACTGATCCTGGGATATCCGCTCCGGGTGGCGATACTGGGAAGCATGGCCCTGGCCCAGGTGGGAGAGTTCTCCTTCGTGCTGGCCAAGGTGGGCCTGGACACTGGGCTCATGAACCGCGACGCCTACCAGAACTTCCTGGCATCCAGCGTGCTGACCATGGCGGTGACGCCTTGGCTCATCCAGCTTGCGCCCAAGGTGGCGGGACGGATCTGCAAGGTCCCCAAGCCCAGGGAGGTCAAGGCCGAGGAGCACGAGGAGCTGCGCGACCACATAATCGTCGTGGGCTACGGCCCCGGCGGCCGTCAGATCGTGCACGCGGTCAAGCGGGCGGGAATCCCCTTCATCGTGCTGGAGATGAACATCGACACGGTGCGGCGCGAACGCAAGGAGGGCGTGCCCATCCGCTACGGTGACGCCTCCTATCCGGCGGTGCTTGAGCACGCCGGGATCAAGCAGGCCCGGGTACTGGTGCTGGTCGTGTCCGATCCGGCGGCCGTGCGGCGCATGGTGGCGACGGCAAGGGCGCTCAACCGCAACCTGAATATCATCGTACGTACCCGGTTCGTGGGCGAGGCCCCGGAACTCCTTGAGCTGGGAGCGTCCGAGGTGGTGCCCGAGGAGTTCGAGACTTCCATCGAGATATTCACCCGCGTTCTTGTGGAGTACCTGGTGCCCAACCAGACCATCGAGCGCTTGATCCTTACGGCGCGCGGGTCCAACTACCGGATGCTGCGCACCCCGGACATTCCGCTGGACGGCCAGAAGCTCCTGACGCCGCAGCTGACCGGCATGGACCTGGCGGTGTTCACCGTGGAGGATGCCTCGCCGCTGGCAGGCAAGACCCTGGAGGAAGCTGGGATACGCCGCGAGCACGCGCTTACTGTGGTGGCCGTGGACCGCGACGGCACGACGCACATGAACCCGGACGGCTCCTTCGCCATCCAGGCCGGGGACAAGGCGTACGTGTTCGGCCGCCAGGAGGACGTGGTGGACAAGGCCTGGCTGTTCTCGGCCGCCTGAGGCTCCTCCCGTC
Proteins encoded in this window:
- a CDS encoding monovalent cation:proton antiporter family protein, translating into MDIPLLPELVVILAMSVAVMFACHKIGLPPIVGFLVAGVICGPGGFGLVKSVHQVEMIAEIGVVFLLFSIGMELSTSELLRLKRPVFLGGSAQVVLTIVAFGGLALLLDPSPSMGRAVFVGFLAALSSTAIVLKELQNRAELESPQGRVSLSILIFQDLAIVPMMLLTPFLGGQGGDLLPSLGMMLVKGAGVVVLVLVLAKYAVPRLFLSVARVRSRELFLMATIVFCMSVAFLTAGVGLSLSLGAFLAGLMLSESEYALNAMEGVLPFKDIFTSLFFVSVGMLVDVSYIVGHPAHVFFWSVMVMVMKILAAGGAVLILGYPLRVAILGSMALAQVGEFSFVLAKVGLDTGLMNRDAYQNFLASSVLTMAVTPWLIQLAPKVAGRICKVPKPREVKAEEHEELRDHIIVVGYGPGGRQIVHAVKRAGIPFIVLEMNIDTVRRERKEGVPIRYGDASYPAVLEHAGIKQARVLVLVVSDPAAVRRMVATARALNRNLNIIVRTRFVGEAPELLELGASEVVPEEFETSIEIFTRVLVEYLVPNQTIERLILTARGSNYRMLRTPDIPLDGQKLLTPQLTGMDLAVFTVEDASPLAGKTLEEAGIRREHALTVVAVDRDGTTHMNPDGSFAIQAGDKAYVFGRQEDVVDKAWLFSAA